The DNA window ACGGCGGCCTTCACCGCTTCATCCAGATCGGCATCGTTCAAAACGATAAAGGGATCGGATCCCCCCAGCTCGAGCACGCATTTCTTCAACGCTGCGCCCGCCTGAGCGCCAATCGCTTTCCCGGCGCGGACGCTGCCGGTGACGGTCACCGCCGCGATGCGGTCGTCATTGATAATCTGCGAAACGCCGTCATTGGTGGCGTTGACCCAGCCAAACACGCCCTCCGGCAGGCCGGCGGCGGCAAAAATCTCGCCCAGCAGGCGGGCGCTGCCCATCACGTTCGGGGCGTGCTTCAGCAGGTAGCTGTTGCCGGCCAGCAGGATCGGCACCGCGCCGCGCAGCACCTGCCAGACCGGGAAGTTCCACGGCATCACCGCCAGAATGGCCCCCAGCGGACGATATTCGATCACCGCCTGGTTATTTTCCACCAGGGTGGCTTCGGTCGCCAGCATCGCCGGGCCATGTTCGGCATACCAGTCGCAGAGATTGGCGGATTTCGCCACCTCGCCGCGAGCCTGAGCAATCGGTTTGCCCATCTCGAGAGTGATCGTCTGGGCCACCTCTTCACCGCGGGCGCGCAGCTCGGCCCCGATGCGGCGCAGCGCGTCGGCGCGTGCGGCGAGCGGCGTCTGACGCCACTGGCGATAGCCCGCCGCGGCGAGAGCGATAGCCGCGTCGACCTCGCTTTCGTTGGCCCACGGCAGCGAGGAGACCACCTCGCCGGTAGTCGGGTTGACGGAGACGGCGTGCGTTGCAGATAAATTCATCGTTATTCTCTCTCTCGTTGCTTGCGAAGTGAACGTATTCTGGCTTACCTTTCCATTCATTGAAAATGAATAATATTAAGCAACGCATTCACAAAAGAAGAATAGTATGGACCTGACTCAGCTAGAGATGTTTAACGCCGTCGCCAGCACCGGCAGCATTACCCAGGCAGCGCAGAAAGTGCATCGCGTGCCGTCCAACCTCACCACCCGCATCCGCCAGCTGGAGGCGGATCTTGGCGTTGAGCTGTTTATCCGCGAGAACCAGCGGCTGCGCCTCTCGCCCGCGGGCCACAGCTTCTTACGCTACAGCCAGCAGATCCTCGCCCTGGTGGACGAGGCGCGAATGGTAGTGGCGGGCGACGAACCCCAGGGACTCTTCTCTCTCGGTTCTCTGGAGAGCACCGCGGCGGTGCGGATCCCCACCACCCTGGCCCACTTTAATCAGCGCTACCCGAAAATACATCTCGCCCTCTCCACCGGCCCCTCCGGGACGATGATCGACGGCGTGCTGGAGGGAGCCCTGAGCGCCGCGTTCGTTGACGGACCGCTGGTGCACCCGGGCCTGGAGGGGCTGCCGGTGTTCCCTGAAGAGATGATGATCGTCGCCCCCTACGGCCACGCGCCCATCGCCCGCGCCAGCGAAGTGAACGGGGCTAATGTCTACGCTTTTCGCGCCAACTGTTCCTACCGCCGGCATTTTGAGAGCTGGTTCCATGCCGACAGAGCCACTCCGGGCCGGATCCATGAGATGGAGTCTTATCACGGGATGCTGGCCTGCGTGATCGCCGGCGCCGGGCTGGCGCTGATCCCGCGCAGTATGCTGGAGAGTATGCCGGGTCATCAGCAGGTTTCCGCCTGGCCGCTGGCGGAAGAGTGGCGCTGGCTCACCACCTGGCTGGTGTGGCGTCGGGGCGCCAAAACCCGCCAGCTGGAAGCGTTTATAGCGCTGCTGAACGAAGATCGGCAAACAGCGGTTTCTCCATAAAGACGCTGAGCGGATCGGGCTGGTAGGGAGCAAACGCGCAGCGGGTCTGATAGCCGTTGCGCGTATAGAGGGTGATGGCCGCATGCTGATGGATGCCGGTCTCCAGGCGCAGAGTATGGCAGTCGCGCTGGCGCGCTTTCGCCTCCAGGGCCGCCAGCAGTTTTTCTCCCAGCTGTTGCCCACGATGCTGTGGATCAATATAGACCCGCTTCATCTCGCCAAAACCTTCATCGCTGAGGACGATAGCCCCGCAGCCAACGGCTTCGCCCTGCGGACTGCG is part of the Klebsiella quasipneumoniae subsp. quasipneumoniae genome and encodes:
- the ptrR gene encoding putrescine utilization regulator PtrR: MDLTQLEMFNAVASTGSITQAAQKVHRVPSNLTTRIRQLEADLGVELFIRENQRLRLSPAGHSFLRYSQQILALVDEARMVVAGDEPQGLFSLGSLESTAAVRIPTTLAHFNQRYPKIHLALSTGPSGTMIDGVLEGALSAAFVDGPLVHPGLEGLPVFPEEMMIVAPYGHAPIARASEVNGANVYAFRANCSYRRHFESWFHADRATPGRIHEMESYHGMLACVIAGAGLALIPRSMLESMPGHQQVSAWPLAEEWRWLTTWLVWRRGAKTRQLEAFIALLNEDRQTAVSP
- a CDS encoding GNAT family N-acetyltransferase, encoding MYTITDIAPTDAEFTALIAALDAWQETLYPAESNHLLDLGQQPPETVIALAIRSPQGEAVGCGAIVLSDEGFGEMKRVYIDPQHRGQQLGEKLLAALEAKARQRDCHTLRLETGIHQHAAITLYTRNGYQTRCAFAPYQPDPLSVFMEKPLFADLRSAAL
- the sad gene encoding succinate-semialdehyde dehydrogenase, which encodes MNLSATHAVSVNPTTGEVVSSLPWANESEVDAAIALAAAGYRQWRQTPLAARADALRRIGAELRARGEEVAQTITLEMGKPIAQARGEVAKSANLCDWYAEHGPAMLATEATLVENNQAVIEYRPLGAILAVMPWNFPVWQVLRGAVPILLAGNSYLLKHAPNVMGSARLLGEIFAAAGLPEGVFGWVNATNDGVSQIINDDRIAAVTVTGSVRAGKAIGAQAGAALKKCVLELGGSDPFIVLNDADLDEAVKAAVTGRYQNSGQVCAASKRFILEAGIAEAFTRKFVDAVAALKMGDPRDEQNYVGPMARFDLRDELHQQVTATLDEGATLLLGAEKIEGAGNYYAPTVLGNVTAGMTGFRQELFGPVATLTTARDADHALALANDSEFGLSATVYTTDEAQAQRFARELECGGVFLNGYCASDARVAFGGVKKSGFGRELSHFGLHEFCNAQTVWKDRR